One genomic region from Rhodoligotrophos appendicifer encodes:
- a CDS encoding TonB family protein: MSTDREKDLSTADVAILESVHPEPMVPRNPVYRRREFWRWTITCALALLFHIAVLALIIMEMPRENQYTPPPSIPIEIVQLPPEPEKKQEAQKQEEPKQEEKKEEKKPEPLARKSGATDKTDIPAGDAPKVETAEKTPEPAKQELSPQEEKVEKPAPEQPKLRESETGTEPKVQEMAKAFQGAPIPDLPPAFELPTPRRGFSGFSSSPGGGGDPYLNSLRDKIVANLAYPPGSESRRGVAVFQAVISRNGQLQSVQVVESSGFKDLDQVGLKAIRSAAPFRRLPSALPGDKAIIEISLRLGT; the protein is encoded by the coding sequence TTGTCCACTGACAGGGAAAAAGATCTGAGCACCGCCGACGTTGCCATTCTGGAAAGCGTCCATCCGGAGCCCATGGTCCCGCGAAATCCGGTTTATCGGCGGCGGGAGTTCTGGCGCTGGACGATCACCTGCGCGCTCGCGTTGCTTTTTCACATCGCCGTCCTCGCCCTCATCATCATGGAGATGCCCCGGGAGAACCAGTACACGCCTCCGCCGTCCATCCCGATCGAGATCGTTCAGCTCCCGCCCGAACCGGAGAAGAAGCAGGAGGCCCAGAAGCAGGAAGAGCCGAAGCAGGAAGAGAAAAAGGAGGAGAAGAAACCCGAGCCCCTCGCTCGCAAGAGCGGAGCCACCGACAAAACCGATATCCCTGCGGGAGACGCCCCCAAGGTGGAGACGGCGGAGAAGACGCCCGAGCCTGCCAAGCAGGAACTCTCGCCCCAGGAGGAAAAGGTCGAGAAGCCGGCGCCGGAGCAGCCAAAACTCCGGGAATCGGAAACCGGGACGGAGCCCAAGGTGCAGGAGATGGCCAAGGCCTTCCAGGGCGCCCCCATTCCGGATCTGCCGCCAGCCTTCGAGCTTCCCACCCCGCGCCGCGGTTTTTCCGGCTTCAGCAGTTCCCCCGGCGGCGGCGGCGATCCCTATCTCAATTCGTTGCGCGACAAGATCGTGGCTAACCTCGCTTATCCCCCGGGCAGCGAATCGCGCCGCGGCGTGGCCGTGTTTCAGGCCGTGATCAGCCGCAATGGCCAGCTGCAAAGCGTACAGGTGGTCGAATCCTCCGGCTTCAAGGATCTCGATCAGGTCGGCCTGAAAGCCATCAGGAGCGCTGCCCCTTTCCGTCGCCTGCCAAGCGCCCTCCCCGGCGACAAGGCCATCATCGAGATCTCTCTCCGGCTCGGAACATGA
- a CDS encoding TRAP transporter small permease subunit gives MEPLLVISRGIDRLTAGFAVIAFYLVLFAVLISAGNATVRYLFNYSSNAFLEIQWYMFAGIVMLGTAYTFQKNGHVRVDLLYSALSDRGRLYIDIFGILVFLIPVVGYLIYLTVPFFVNSLNSGEVSMNAGGLVLWPAKLMLPLGFILLELQAISELIKRLSALQGVITVDTTYEKPLQ, from the coding sequence ATGGAGCCCCTGCTGGTCATCAGCCGCGGCATCGATCGGCTGACCGCGGGATTCGCCGTCATTGCGTTTTATCTGGTGTTGTTTGCGGTGCTGATCAGCGCCGGCAATGCCACGGTGCGCTATCTCTTCAACTACAGCTCCAATGCCTTCCTCGAAATCCAATGGTACATGTTTGCCGGCATCGTGATGCTGGGAACGGCCTACACCTTCCAGAAGAATGGGCATGTCCGCGTGGACTTGCTCTATTCCGCACTCAGCGATCGCGGCCGCCTCTATATCGATATCTTCGGGATCCTGGTCTTCCTCATACCGGTTGTCGGCTACCTGATTTATCTGACGGTTCCGTTCTTCGTGAACTCCCTCAATAGCGGGGAGGTGTCGATGAATGCGGGCGGCTTGGTGCTATGGCCCGCAAAGCTCATGCTGCCCCTGGGCTTCATTCTGCTGGAACTTCAGGCGATCTCCGAACTGATCAAGCGTCTCAGTGCGCTGCAAGGCGTCATCACCGTCGATACTACTTACGAGAAGCCGCTCCAGTAA
- a CDS encoding TRAP transporter large permease has product MFEYGVMPPLMFAGLIVFLIIGFPVAFSLAAAGLFFGFIGILTGHFDAVFLQALPLRFFGTLSNDLLLAIPFFTFMGAILERCGLAEDLLEGAGQLFGPLPGGLAYAVVFVGAILGAVTGTVAASVIAMGVVSLPIMIRYNYNMRVATGVIAASGTIAQLIPPSLVLIILADQLGRSVGDMYAGAVGPSILQVVLFLLFILGMSIVRPQFMPPIPKSARTEESWRLVLKVAKGIVPSLALMFLVLGTIFLGLATPTEAGAMGATGALVLAAAHRRLTWPLVRQGMESTTRITAMVLFILIGSTVFSLVFQGMDGGHWIQYLLSSLPGGVLGFLIFVNVFIFFLAFFLDFFEIAFIVIPLLVPAAVALDIDLVWFGVLLCVNLQTSFMHPPFGFALFYLRGIAPPVVKTSDIYMGAIPWVGLQLILVAIVIIWPETVTHWIKKERLVDPSTIQLNVPMPGAGSVNPYAPPQQPSFGAPSGGTTPPAPSFGAPSGTTPPPAPSFGAPSSGTTPPAPSFGAPQPQPQPLPQPSFGAPAPQQ; this is encoded by the coding sequence ATGTTTGAATATGGGGTCATGCCCCCGCTGATGTTTGCGGGGCTCATCGTCTTTTTGATCATCGGCTTCCCCGTCGCCTTTTCTCTGGCGGCAGCGGGTCTCTTCTTCGGCTTCATCGGCATCCTCACGGGACATTTCGATGCGGTCTTCCTGCAAGCCCTGCCCCTCCGCTTCTTCGGGACCCTGTCGAACGACCTGCTGCTGGCGATCCCGTTCTTCACCTTCATGGGCGCCATTCTCGAGCGCTGCGGCCTCGCCGAGGATCTCCTGGAAGGGGCAGGTCAGCTGTTTGGACCGCTGCCGGGTGGCCTTGCCTATGCGGTCGTCTTCGTCGGAGCCATCCTCGGCGCCGTGACAGGGACGGTGGCGGCCTCGGTGATCGCCATGGGTGTGGTCTCCCTGCCGATCATGATCCGTTATAACTACAACATGCGGGTGGCGACGGGGGTCATCGCCGCGTCCGGCACGATCGCGCAGCTGATCCCGCCCTCCCTCGTTCTGATCATCCTGGCAGACCAGCTCGGCCGCTCCGTCGGCGACATGTATGCAGGGGCCGTCGGGCCGTCGATCCTGCAGGTCGTCTTGTTCCTGCTCTTCATCCTCGGAATGTCCATCGTCCGTCCCCAGTTCATGCCGCCCATTCCCAAATCCGCCCGCACGGAGGAGAGCTGGCGGCTGGTGCTGAAGGTTGCCAAGGGAATCGTCCCGTCGCTGGCCCTCATGTTCCTGGTGCTGGGGACGATCTTCCTGGGCCTTGCGACGCCGACCGAAGCCGGCGCCATGGGTGCGACCGGCGCGCTGGTGCTGGCGGCCGCCCATCGACGGCTCACATGGCCCCTGGTGCGGCAAGGGATGGAATCGACCACCCGCATCACCGCCATGGTGCTGTTCATCCTGATCGGCTCGACCGTCTTCAGCCTGGTGTTCCAGGGCATGGATGGCGGTCACTGGATTCAGTATCTGCTGTCGTCATTGCCCGGCGGTGTCCTCGGCTTCCTCATCTTCGTCAACGTCTTCATCTTCTTCCTCGCCTTCTTTCTGGACTTCTTCGAGATCGCGTTCATCGTCATCCCGCTGCTGGTGCCGGCGGCCGTGGCGCTGGACATTGATCTCGTCTGGTTCGGCGTGCTGCTCTGCGTGAATCTGCAGACCTCCTTCATGCACCCGCCCTTCGGCTTCGCCCTCTTTTACCTCCGCGGCATCGCACCCCCGGTCGTGAAGACCTCCGACATCTATATGGGCGCGATCCCCTGGGTCGGACTGCAGCTCATCTTGGTCGCCATTGTGATCATCTGGCCGGAGACGGTGACCCACTGGATCAAGAAGGAACGGCTGGTCGACCCCAGCACCATCCAGCTCAACGTCCCCATGCCGGGGGCGGGCAGCGTCAATCCCTATGCACCGCCCCAGCAGCCGAGCTTCGGTGCCCCGAGTGGCGGGACGACGCCTCCGGCTCCGAGCTTTGGTGCTCCCAGCGGCACGACGCCGCCCCCGGCTCCGAGCTTCGGTGCTCCCAGCAGCGGGACGACGCCCCCGGCTCCCAGCTTCGGCGCTCCGCAGCCGCAGCCGCAGCCTTTGCCCCAACCCAGCTTCGGAGCCCCGGCGCCGCAACAGTAA
- a CDS encoding Bax inhibitor-1/YccA family protein has protein sequence MNTPNYGFGRSNATPRVDAALFDEGLRQHMLRVYNYMALGLVLTGIVAFVVGNTPALYVPIFQSPLKWVVMLAPLAFVLFFSFRIEKMSASSAQMMFWAFCGVMGLSMASIFLVFTGNSIARTFFIAAAMFGATSLYGYTTKADLSKFGSLLIMGLIGVVIASLVNLFLQSSAVQFVVSVIGILVFVGLTAWDTQRIKEQYAENFDAESRQKMAVFGAFSLYLNFVNIFQLLLNFTGERE, from the coding sequence ATGAACACACCCAACTACGGCTTCGGCCGGTCGAACGCGACGCCGCGCGTCGACGCTGCCCTCTTCGACGAGGGCCTGCGCCAGCATATGCTGCGCGTCTACAACTACATGGCGCTGGGCCTGGTGCTCACCGGCATCGTCGCCTTCGTGGTCGGCAATACGCCGGCCCTCTATGTGCCGATCTTCCAGTCCCCGCTCAAATGGGTGGTGATGCTGGCGCCTCTCGCTTTCGTGCTGTTCTTCTCTTTCCGCATCGAGAAGATGTCCGCTTCTTCCGCACAGATGATGTTCTGGGCCTTCTGCGGCGTGATGGGCTTGTCCATGGCGTCGATCTTCCTGGTCTTCACCGGGAACAGCATCGCCCGCACATTCTTCATCGCGGCCGCCATGTTCGGGGCCACCAGCCTCTATGGCTACACGACGAAGGCGGACCTGTCGAAATTCGGCTCGCTCCTCATCATGGGCCTGATCGGCGTGGTCATCGCCAGTCTGGTGAACCTGTTCCTGCAGTCGAGTGCGGTCCAATTCGTCGTCTCGGTGATCGGCATCCTCGTGTTTGTCGGGCTCACCGCCTGGGATACGCAGCGGATCAAGGAGCAGTATGCCGAGAATTTCGATGCGGAATCGCGCCAGAAGATGGCCGTGTTCGGAGCCTTCTCGCTCTATCTGAACTTCGTGAACATCTTCCAGCTGCTGCTGAACTTCACCGGCGAGCGGGAATAA
- a CDS encoding anti-sigma factor family protein, with protein sequence MTVPIDPITETDLHAYVDDQLEVQRRIEVEAYLSREPETAARVMADLRSRDELRLALADMPRIGRIGTMDAARRLERGISQDRWFTRVSRAAGLIACIGVGWVAHAQLGTLSIGTVNASTPAPRYVADARQAYQASLVRATLPSAAKSAAYDREEIRAATAIALPELPAGWTVEDAQIFPSTFGPSVEVAIKADTLGSLALFAVRPGSFDVIPATVARDGQTAAYWQIGEVAYVLIADVEGRKLEQVAVNLAKTLY encoded by the coding sequence ATGACCGTACCGATTGACCCCATCACCGAGACCGATCTGCACGCCTATGTGGACGATCAGCTCGAGGTGCAGCGGCGCATCGAGGTGGAAGCCTACCTGTCGCGCGAGCCGGAAACGGCGGCGCGGGTGATGGCGGATCTCCGGTCTCGGGACGAGCTCAGGCTGGCACTGGCTGACATGCCGCGCATCGGGCGCATCGGCACCATGGATGCGGCCCGGCGGCTGGAACGAGGCATTTCGCAGGATCGCTGGTTCACTCGGGTCTCACGCGCCGCGGGCCTCATCGCCTGCATCGGCGTGGGCTGGGTTGCCCATGCGCAGCTCGGCACGCTGTCGATCGGCACGGTGAACGCGTCGACCCCGGCACCCCGCTATGTCGCGGATGCGCGGCAGGCCTACCAGGCAAGCCTGGTCCGGGCCACGCTTCCGTCTGCGGCGAAGTCTGCAGCCTATGACCGGGAGGAGATCCGCGCCGCCACCGCGATCGCCCTGCCCGAGCTGCCCGCCGGGTGGACGGTCGAAGATGCTCAGATCTTTCCCTCGACCTTCGGTCCCAGCGTCGAGGTGGCGATCAAGGCCGACACGCTGGGCTCGCTGGCCCTGTTCGCGGTGCGGCCCGGATCCTTCGACGTCATTCCCGCGACCGTCGCCCGCGACGGACAGACGGCGGCCTACTGGCAAATCGGTGAGGTCGCCTATGTGCTCATCGCCGATGTGGAGGGCCGTAAACTGGAACAGGTGGCGGTGAACCTGGCCAAGACTTTGTATTGA
- a CDS encoding sigma-70 family RNA polymerase sigma factor encodes MKQGKSRFDVLGQIGALRRYARSLTRNDADAEDLVQDTLVRAYEKRSSFRPDRNLRTWLMTILHNMFVDRIRSRQAETRRLDQAADASDGGIDPEQDHAVRLAQVRDAFLDLPEEQRAALHLVAIEGFSYAEAAVTLGVPIGTVMSRIARARTSLRAMEEGPEHHLGTPTLRIVGGSDDRTD; translated from the coding sequence ATGAAGCAAGGAAAGTCCCGTTTCGACGTCCTGGGCCAGATCGGCGCGCTGCGCCGCTATGCGCGGTCGTTGACGCGGAACGATGCGGATGCCGAAGATCTCGTGCAGGACACGCTGGTGCGGGCCTATGAGAAGCGGTCGAGCTTCCGGCCGGACCGTAACCTGCGGACCTGGCTCATGACGATCCTGCACAACATGTTCGTCGATCGCATTCGGTCGCGCCAAGCGGAGACGCGCCGTTTGGACCAGGCGGCCGATGCGAGTGATGGCGGCATTGACCCCGAGCAGGACCATGCGGTCCGCCTGGCCCAGGTTCGCGACGCCTTTCTGGACTTGCCGGAAGAGCAGCGCGCGGCCCTTCACCTGGTGGCGATCGAAGGGTTTTCCTATGCGGAGGCTGCCGTCACCCTGGGCGTGCCCATCGGCACCGTGATGTCGCGCATCGCCAGGGCCCGTACAAGTTTGCGAGCAATGGAAGAGGGGCCGGAGCATCATCTGGGCACCCCCACTCTTCGCATTGTGGGAGGATCCGATGACCGTACCGATTGA